From the genome of Biomphalaria glabrata chromosome 17, xgBioGlab47.1, whole genome shotgun sequence, one region includes:
- the LOC106074372 gene encoding kynureninase-like isoform X1, translating into MEMTTPKKGANHYQKEMSSIKIIDESYKHPLLELQQIASENELAFDHLKFARLMDEKDPLRHLRNEFHYPKMSEILHTDPDLVDAQEDCIYFCGNSLGLCPKKTKEYMDVELDKWAKRGVQGHTTGELPWAWCDEVLEADMAKIVGCTQEEVSIMNGLTVNLHLLLISFYRPSKDRYKILCEDKAFPSDHYTFESQARLHGFNPQDVMICLKPREGEFILRLEDILDVIEKKGEEIAVVCFSGVQYYTGQLFDIPTITKAGQAKGCYVGWDLAHAVGNVPLHLHDWQVDFACWCTYKYLNAGAGCLAGLFLHEKHRLHDFPRLMGWWGHNLTTRFKMDNNMEVYPGARGYRLSNTPGLLCPSLKASLEVFNKTSLEQLRQKSLLLTAYLEHLIKESYQRPEGKSPKEDSEAIYIDIFTPSDPRQRGAQLSLAFNVCIEQLFKELEKRGVICDKRLPRVIRITPVPMYCSFEDVHRFMGCLKDALIAAKSSLSHVDVTKV; encoded by the exons atggaaatgaccacccctaaaaaagg GGCAAATCATTATCAGAAAGAAATGAGTAGCATAAAGATAATAGATGAGTCTTACAAACATCCATTGTTGGAACTTCAACAAATCGCCTCAGAAAATGAATTGGCGTTTGATCATCTTAAGTTTGCCAGATTGATGGATGAAAAGGACCCACTTCGTCATCTGCGCAATGAATTTCATTATCCTAAGATGTCAGAAATTCTTCATA CTGACCCTGATCTGGTTGATGCCCAAGAAGACTGTATTTACTTTTGTGGAAACTCCCTGGGTCTCTGTCCTAAGAAAACTAAGGAGTATATGGATGTTGAGCTAGATAAATGGGCCAAGCG tgGGGTCCAAGGACACACCACTGGAGAACTTCCTTGGGCTTGGTGTGATGAAGTCTTAGAGGCAGACATGGCAAAGATTGTTG gatGTACCCAAGAAGAAGTGTCTATCATGAATGGCTTGACTGTCAACCTTCATCTTCTTCTG ATCTCTTTCTATCGGCCATCAAAAGACCGGTACAAAATTCTTTGTGAGGACAAAGCCTTTCCTTCAGATCAT TATACTTTTGAAAGTCAGGCCAGACTTCATGGATTCAATCCACAGGATGTGATGATTTGTCTTAAACCAAGAGAG GGGGAGTTCATTCTAAGGCTAGAGGATATACTGGACGTGATAGAGAAGAAGGGAGAGGAAATAGCAGTAGTCTGCTTCTCTGGTGTCCAATACTACACTGGTCAGCTGTTTGATATACCCACTATAACGAAAGCAGGTCAGGCCAAG ggTTGTTACGTAGGCTGGGACTTGGCCCATGCTGTTGGTAATGTCCCTCTACACTTGCATGACTGGCAGGTGGACTTTGCTTGTTGGTGCACTTATAAA TACTTGAATGCTGGTGCTGGCTGTCTGGCTGGGCTGTTTCTACATGAAAAGCACAGACTGCATGACTTTCCCAGGCTGATGGGCTGGTGGGGCCATAACCTTACAACTAGATTCAAGATGGACAATA ACATGGAAGTCTATCCTGGAGCTAGAGGCTATAGGCTGAGTAACACGCCAGGTTTGCTGTGTCCATCTTTAAAAGCTAGTCTAGAG GTTTTTAATAAGACAAGCTTAGAACAGTTACGCCAAAAGTCATTGCTGCTGACTGCATACCTTGAGCATCTCATCAAAGAGTCCTACCAAAGGCCAGAGGGCAAGTCACCAAAAGAAGACAGCGAGGCCATCTATATTGACATTTTTACCCCGTCAGACCCTCGCCAGAGAGGGGCACAACTGTCGCTGGCTTTCAACGTGTGCATAGAGCAACTATTTAAAGAGCTGGAGAAGAGAGGAGTTATT TGTGACAAGAGACTGCCCAGAGTTATACGTATCACCCCTGTCCCTATGTACTGCAGCTTTGAAGATGTCCACCGCTTCATGGGTTGCCTGAAAGATGCCTTGATTGCTGCCAAGAGCTCACTGTCACATGTTGATGTCACTAAAGTGTAA
- the LOC106074372 gene encoding kynureninase-like isoform X2 yields the protein MSSIKIIDESYKHPLLELQQIASENELAFDHLKFARLMDEKDPLRHLRNEFHYPKMSEILHTDPDLVDAQEDCIYFCGNSLGLCPKKTKEYMDVELDKWAKRGVQGHTTGELPWAWCDEVLEADMAKIVGCTQEEVSIMNGLTVNLHLLLISFYRPSKDRYKILCEDKAFPSDHYTFESQARLHGFNPQDVMICLKPREGEFILRLEDILDVIEKKGEEIAVVCFSGVQYYTGQLFDIPTITKAGQAKGCYVGWDLAHAVGNVPLHLHDWQVDFACWCTYKYLNAGAGCLAGLFLHEKHRLHDFPRLMGWWGHNLTTRFKMDNNMEVYPGARGYRLSNTPGLLCPSLKASLEVFNKTSLEQLRQKSLLLTAYLEHLIKESYQRPEGKSPKEDSEAIYIDIFTPSDPRQRGAQLSLAFNVCIEQLFKELEKRGVICDKRLPRVIRITPVPMYCSFEDVHRFMGCLKDALIAAKSSLSHVDVTKV from the exons ATGAGTAGCATAAAGATAATAGATGAGTCTTACAAACATCCATTGTTGGAACTTCAACAAATCGCCTCAGAAAATGAATTGGCGTTTGATCATCTTAAGTTTGCCAGATTGATGGATGAAAAGGACCCACTTCGTCATCTGCGCAATGAATTTCATTATCCTAAGATGTCAGAAATTCTTCATA CTGACCCTGATCTGGTTGATGCCCAAGAAGACTGTATTTACTTTTGTGGAAACTCCCTGGGTCTCTGTCCTAAGAAAACTAAGGAGTATATGGATGTTGAGCTAGATAAATGGGCCAAGCG tgGGGTCCAAGGACACACCACTGGAGAACTTCCTTGGGCTTGGTGTGATGAAGTCTTAGAGGCAGACATGGCAAAGATTGTTG gatGTACCCAAGAAGAAGTGTCTATCATGAATGGCTTGACTGTCAACCTTCATCTTCTTCTG ATCTCTTTCTATCGGCCATCAAAAGACCGGTACAAAATTCTTTGTGAGGACAAAGCCTTTCCTTCAGATCAT TATACTTTTGAAAGTCAGGCCAGACTTCATGGATTCAATCCACAGGATGTGATGATTTGTCTTAAACCAAGAGAG GGGGAGTTCATTCTAAGGCTAGAGGATATACTGGACGTGATAGAGAAGAAGGGAGAGGAAATAGCAGTAGTCTGCTTCTCTGGTGTCCAATACTACACTGGTCAGCTGTTTGATATACCCACTATAACGAAAGCAGGTCAGGCCAAG ggTTGTTACGTAGGCTGGGACTTGGCCCATGCTGTTGGTAATGTCCCTCTACACTTGCATGACTGGCAGGTGGACTTTGCTTGTTGGTGCACTTATAAA TACTTGAATGCTGGTGCTGGCTGTCTGGCTGGGCTGTTTCTACATGAAAAGCACAGACTGCATGACTTTCCCAGGCTGATGGGCTGGTGGGGCCATAACCTTACAACTAGATTCAAGATGGACAATA ACATGGAAGTCTATCCTGGAGCTAGAGGCTATAGGCTGAGTAACACGCCAGGTTTGCTGTGTCCATCTTTAAAAGCTAGTCTAGAG GTTTTTAATAAGACAAGCTTAGAACAGTTACGCCAAAAGTCATTGCTGCTGACTGCATACCTTGAGCATCTCATCAAAGAGTCCTACCAAAGGCCAGAGGGCAAGTCACCAAAAGAAGACAGCGAGGCCATCTATATTGACATTTTTACCCCGTCAGACCCTCGCCAGAGAGGGGCACAACTGTCGCTGGCTTTCAACGTGTGCATAGAGCAACTATTTAAAGAGCTGGAGAAGAGAGGAGTTATT TGTGACAAGAGACTGCCCAGAGTTATACGTATCACCCCTGTCCCTATGTACTGCAGCTTTGAAGATGTCCACCGCTTCATGGGTTGCCTGAAAGATGCCTTGATTGCTGCCAAGAGCTCACTGTCACATGTTGATGTCACTAAAGTGTAA
- the LOC106056297 gene encoding squidulin-like: protein MSVNKLMEKNKKYLKRAKELGLNQKEFDNINRAFCLFDQDGNGKISRGEIREVVKAIGRPMSEREIEEMMRNADLDGSGYVEFHEFLPLIAHEFAAKQGVDKEVRETFRSFDQNGDGVITAREFRSAVARLGQNLSDAEVAEFLRSVDKDGDGVISYEEFAKYVVSNM from the exons ATGAGCGTGAATAAACTGATGGAGAAGAACAAGAAGTATCTGAAGCGCGCCAAAGAGCTGGGATTGAATCAGAAAGAGTTTGACA ACATTAACAGGGCATTCTGTCTGTTCGACCAAGATGGCAATGGAAAGATCAGCCGAGGAGAGATTCGGGAGGTGGTGAAGGCGATTGGTCGCCCCATGTCCGAGCGAGAGATCGAAGAGATGATGCGCAACGCTGACCTCGACG GAAGTGGTTACGTTGAATTCCACGAGTTTCTTCCCCTGATAGCTCACGAGTTTGCAGCCAAACAAGGCGTCGACAAAGAGGTGCGAGAAACATTTCGATCCTTTGATCAGAATGGTGACGGCGTCATCACAG CTAGGGAATTCAGAAGCGCTGTGGCCAGATTGGGTCAAAACTTGAGTGACGCAGAAGTGGCCGAGTTCTTGAGAAGTGTGGACAAAGACGGTGATGGAGTCATTAGCTATGAAG AGTTTGCAAAGTACGTTGTGTCTAACATGTGA